Proteins from a genomic interval of Zingiber officinale cultivar Zhangliang chromosome 2A, Zo_v1.1, whole genome shotgun sequence:
- the LOC122043412 gene encoding probable disease resistance protein At1g61300 yields MACINININIDVNRCLSELRTSLKLLVRPKSGIQKLEKEMARLRGKRDDIKYQIDLMEREGEIPIDEWIQWLREMEELEGQVAAIKQDFQSMSCFSCHCFNRAGGTSSQTQQAESSNFYSIILRMAKKLIEANELMSLTGAPVPIARFRPRRFTTRLPIPHLPPVGIDSYLNDIVGYIDGGEGNTIGIYGMGGVGKTTILMSIQQHYLLEDTIFDRVIWVVASQNCQLKRLQMDIAMGLGLKTLKESDDEQTCGDKLFSYLKNKACLLLLDDIWEHLDLQLLGMTHSATEQSQQQQQQKQPRKVVVFTTRDKAKCEQMNAEKKIKVECLNPDQAWQLFEQNSDGDVLSSDAGIKFLAEELAKECAGLPLALVTVARAMSGKRSWEAWKEALHQIRDKHVSTPIGLPEESLPMYKSFKSSYDSLENDLIRECLLCCVLWPKDYDIHKFDELIPCWIGCGIINDFNVINEAFHKGCYYLETLIAASLLEDSRRQSYYKAEHVKMPNSIRDMVLLMVSELKGNGRKWIVKAGIELSHLPSQEEWQEAERASFMRNNITSLQDYEASTFSKLCILILHGNHLSEIPPTLLTNMPLLTCLNLSLNFGIEELPKEIGSLTKLQYLNLSSTDIKSLPLEFGCLKKLEYLLLRNTRIKTIPNEIMSNLSMLKWLDIGGYFPVCDSWLNELKCLREEHHKISLGITINPANFEILNMLPNVSVWNLTVSGSESSKFSVHNLGTLKWSHRISDNLECLTILDVPGDELAINAGVDCESSFGCLKTLYFRRLGKLKNIRWNGVGFNNLHDLYISDCYMLKDVSWVLQLPCLDFLRISNCWEMEELISNVGNFNSSFGIKMLILFQMNNLHRISHQPLHFPNLKNINVCHCPRLKKLPFGTGILRSGLKEIIGDQTWWDSLDWDDNSNRDSLTTLFRNQLD; encoded by the exons ATGGCGTGCATCAACATAAACATCAACATTGACGTCAACAGATGCCTGAGCGAGCTGCGGACATCGCTGAAATTACTGGTCAGGCCAAAATCTGGCATCCAGAAATTGGAAAAGGAAATGGCAAGATTGAGAGGCAAAAGGGACGACATCAAGTACCAGATCGACCTGATGGAGCGCGAGGGGGAAATTCCGATCGACGAATGGATCCAGTGGTTGCGTGAGATGGAGGAATTGGAAGGCCAAGTGGCCGCTATCAAGCAGGATTTCCAAAGCATGA GTTGCTTCAGTTGTCATTGCTTCAATCGAGCTGGCGGCACGTCGAGTCAAACACAGCAAGCAGAGTCTTCGAACTTCTATTCCATCATTCTAAGAATGGCTAAGAAACTCATCGAGGCTAATGAATTGATGAGCCTAACTGGTGCACCGGTTCCGATTGCCAGATTTCGGCCTCGGAGATTCACCACGAGGCTTCCCATCCCACACCTACCACCTGTTGGGATTGATTCGTATTTGAATGACATTGTGGGCTACATCGATGGTGGAGAAGGCAACACCATAGGCATCTACGGAATGGGTGGTGTCGGTAAGACCACCATTCTGATGAGCATCCAACAGCACTATCTTCTTGAGGATACCATATTTGATCGTGTCATTTGGGTTGTGGCCTCCCAAAACTGTCAATTGAAAAGGCTCCAGATGGATATTGCTATGGGTCTAGGACTGAAGACACTGAAGGAGAGTGACGATGAACAAACTTGTGGTGATAAGCTGTTTAGCTATTTGAAGAACAAGGCCTGTTTGCTGCTTCTTGATGACATTTGGGAACATCTGGATCTTCAACTGTTGGGGATGACACACTCGGCCACTGAGCAAagccagcagcagcagcagcagaagcAGCCGCGCAAAGTAGTGGTGTTCACAACCCGCGACAAGGCAAAGTGTGAACAAATGAATGCAGAAAAGAAGATCAAAGTCGAATGTCTGAATCCAGATCAAGCATGGCAACTCTTTGAGCAGAACAGTGATGGGGATGTTCTCAGCTCAGATGCTGGAATTAAGTTCCTTGCTGAAGAACTTGCTAAAGAATGTGCAGGTCTTCCGCTCGCTCTTGTCACCGTCGCCCGGGCTATGTCAGGGAAAAGGTCTTGGGAAGCTTGGAAGGAAGCTCTCCATCAAATAAGGGATAAACATGTGTCGACACCCATTGGTCTTCCAGAAGAATCACTCCCTATGTATAAATCCTTCAAGTCGAGTTACGACAGTTTAGAAAATGACTTGATAAGAGAATGTCTTTTGTGTTGCGTTTTGTGGCCTAAAGATTATGACATCCACAAATTTGATGAGTTGATACCGTGTTGGATTGGTTGCGGCATAATCAATGACTTTAATGTAATCAATGAAGCTTTCCACAAAGGATGCTACTATTTGGAAACTCTCATAGCTGCATCCTTGCTAGAGGACTCTAGACGGCAGAGTTATTACAAAGCTGAACATGTAAAGATGCCTAACAGCATCCGAGACATGGTACTATTGATGGTCTCTGAGTTGAAGGGAAATGGAAGGAAATGGATTGTAAAAGCTGGAATTGAATTGAGCCATCTGCCTAGTCAAGAGGAGTGGCAAGAAGCAGAGCGAGCATCATTCATGAGGAATAATATTACATCTTTACAAGACTATGAAGCTTCCACTTTTTCAAAACTTTGTATTTTGATTCTCCATGGCAACCATCTGTCAGAGATTCCTCCGACTTTGCTCACAAACATGCCTCTTTTAACATGCTTGAATCTCTCTCTCAATTTTGGTATAGAAGAGCTTCCAAAGGAGATCGGTAGCTTAACTAAGCTTCAATATTTAAACTTGTCCTCCACTGATATTAAAAGTCTGCCGCTCGAGTTTGGTTGCCTAAAAAAATTAGAGTATTTGCTCCTCAGGAATACTAGAATTAAGACTATACCCAATGAGATAATGTCCAATTTATCAATGCTCAAGTGGCTGGATATAGGAGGATATTTTCCTGTATGTGACTCGTGGTTGAATGAGCTGAAATGTTTAAGAGAAGAACACCACAAAATAAGTCTAGGAATTACCATTAATCCTGCTAACTTTGAAATATTGAACATGTTACCAAATGTCTCCGTATGGAACCTCACTGTGAGTGGATCGGAAAGTTCAAAATTTTCAGTTCACAATCTGGGCACTTTAAAATGGAGTCATAGAATAAGTGACAACCTTGAGTGTCTAACTATTTTAGATGTCCCGGGAGACGAATTAGCAATAAATGCAGGTGTGGACTGTGAATCAAGTTTCGGATGTTTGAAAACTCTCTATTTTAGAAGACTAGGAAAATTGAAAAACATTCGATGGAATGGGGTTGGGTTCAACAATCTTCACGACCTATACATTTCTGATTGCTACATGTTGAAGGATGTTTCTTGGGTTCTGCAATTGCCTTGCCTTGATTTTCTACGCATATCAAATTGTTGGGAAATGGAGGAACTAATCAGTAATGTTGGGAACTTCAATTCAAGCTTTGGCATCAAGATGTTGATTTTGTTTCAAATGAATAACCTGCATCGCATTTCACATCAACCACTCCATTTTCCCAACTTGAAGAACATAAATGTGTGCCATTGCCCCAGGCTAAAAAAATTACCATTTGGGACTGGAATATTGAGGAGTGGATTAAAAGAGATTATAGGTGATCAAACTTGGTGGGACAGCTTGGATTGGGATGACAACAGCAATAGAGATTCCCTCACCACTTTGTTTAG GAATCAACTTGACTAG